In Bacteroidales bacterium, the sequence CATCAGCTTATATGGACGGTCACACAATAATATTATTTGCCTGTTAATGGTATCCAGGCAAAAATCATGTAAGCTTAAGTACTCAGACGGTCCTTTCCCTATGTTATGAATATGTGATATGTATTTTCCATTCGTATTAAACAGTACAATTTTATTCAGAAACTTGTCAAATACAAATAAAGTATCATTGTGCCGGTATATCCGTTCTATTGCTTTCAGGAACGAATGTTCATTTGTTTCCAGCTTTACCATTTGTACCGTTTTAAAGACACTGGTATCCGGGAATGAGTTTTTTAAGCTGTTTTCAGACAATGTGATGGTTGTGTGACGACCTGTGATACTATTATCTTTTGAACCGGATGTTGTACATCTTGTTGATAAACATAGAACAGATAATAATAAGAAATAATAAGATCTCATAATGGTATATTTTTTAAGTGGTTAATAAAAATATTTTACACAAAAGCTGGTTGTACCACCAGACTTCGGTTCAGTTTTTTGGTAAACTTTGATAATTTCAGATAAGGATATTTAAAAAAGATGCCTAAAAGATTATTTTTCAACAATAATATTTGGCAATGTAGTTTTATCACAGAATAATTTCAACTGTAATTTTAATATATTTCTCTTTATACAACCAAATAACAATTGTGATCTCTTAAGCATCTTACTGTTATTTAACTACTTAATGACCTCCTTGACATCTGACAATATCAGTTCCACCTGCAGTGACCACCCAGCTATCCGTGCAGGATATAGACCCTATCCCTTCACAAATAACACATTTGTGCACATAGGTAAATCTTTGATCTAGTACATTGTTTATATGCGAATAAAAATACTCTTCCCATTCATGTGTTTGTTTATAGTTAACTTTAAAAAGATCACTTCCACCTTCTCCATCTTTAGGCTTGTCATCTTCCACATCCGCCAGAGCAATAATATTCTTCAGGCTTAATTTAGCCACACTCTCTCCTTTTACGGCGATGTTTACATTTACGGCAGCCAATGTAATAAACAGCACTGCCCCGATACTTAAGAAAACTTTTTTCATTGTTTAATGATTTTAAATATGATCCTGCTTGTTTTCTCAATTTTCCCGTTCCTGCAGAAATACGGTACGGAAAAACCGGAGAGGGCATTCATCTCCTAAATCATTATCTTTGCCGGCATACCTCCTTTATTGTTGGAGGGAATCCCGGCGGTCGCCGGACCTTTGCATGCTAAAGCCCGGTCCGGTGCCGCCTTTATTCCCATATTGTGCTTTATTTGTGTTATTTCGTTCTTCACCACCATACCTGTTTTCCGTTTTCATAGGTAAATATCCTTTCTTCCGTTCCCCCGGAAAGGTTCCGCAACAGGAACAATGCACCTGACGGTCCGTCGAAATGCAACACCTGCTCCTTTGCCGTCTGTCTTCCAAGAGATTGCCATCCGTTCCGTGTCCAGAAGAACAATTCGTAAGCCTGTCCCACACGGATCATATTATCATCATTCCGGGGCAGGTAGCGGATATGGTCTACCCCGGTCCTTTTCCCGAAATCCATGCCTACCCAGGCGCCGTCCTTTTCCGCGGCATCATAAAAGGTAAGGGTATTTCCGTCGAATGCCTTGTCCAGGCTTCGCATCGGGTCATTGGCGTAGGATCCGGGGGTACCGATGATGTTTCCCTTTAATTTGTTTCCCTCCCTGTCGCAGAATTCCAGTTCGGCTATATTACAGGCGCCACCGTCAGGGGACAGGTAGCGGTAATACCTGAAATAGCTTTCTTTAAGGGATACTGTATGGAAATACATGTCCGGATGGAAATCGATCGTATACAAAAGCCGGGCATCCCTGAAATCCGGATCATTGGCGCCTTCGAAACGTCCTCCTTTCATCCGGTCCGTATGCCCCATGTATATGGGATGTTTCCTGAGCAGGGCCATTTTTTGGGTACGGGCGGTGTCCGGTACCAGATGCTGAAGAGTCCCTTCTTTGGTGAAAATAACCGGATATCCGGCCGGATACATCTTTTTCTTGTGGTAACAGGCTGGAAGATAAGTAATACCTTTACCCATATCGGTAAAGGCGACTTCCCGCCCTTCTGTTTTTCCCCAATGGATGGGTATCCAGTTTTTGTTGTTGAATATATAAAGGTATGCGTAACCCTGTTCCATACCGGGGACATCATCCAGTGTAAGTCGTATTTCCCCGCAATCGAAATTTTCGGCAGTTACGTCGGTAAAACAGGGATCCCTGAAAAAGGGCGGTATCCCGGTAATATCATCCGCCAGCATGGCCAGCGATTCTTTTTGTATCTCGTAGGTACGACGGAAAGCCTTGGCCATTTTATCCCTGTCGGGATTGGCCATATGCGGAGCGCCCGGATGGGAATCGGTGGACATGAAGATAATATGCCTGCCCGTAGTGTCGGCGACCGTATTCCAGTCGTGCCCCTTCTGCCGGTTAGCCCATTGCGGAGTGAAATCCTCGGTAACAGGGATCCCTATGGCACGCATGATGGACAATCCTACTACCGAGCGTTCCTGGCAGGTACCCGCCCAGGCTTCCTTCGCCATGGCATAGGTAAAGGAAGGCAAAGGTGGTGATACCGGA encodes:
- a CDS encoding NVEALA domain-containing protein; protein product: MKKVFLSIGAVLFITLAAVNVNIAVKGESVAKLSLKNIIALADVEDDKPKDGEGGSDLFKVNYKQTHEWEEYFYSHINNVLDQRFTYVHKCVICEGIGSISCTDSWVVTAGGTDIVRCQGGH
- a CDS encoding discoidin domain-containing protein — its product is MTTHLLRLILLSFCLLSHSCSDYSREMREILKLAENNRSELEKVLKYYSHHPGDSLKLRAAEFLILNMPGKYSEDERPSEVFFPLFREWDSIFHIGVADRKKTFDSLVTIYRLASEKKYLPDLLHIEAGYLIDQIELAFRVREEMPWSRDIPFDRFCREILPYRLRNERLEPWRSQVLEEYAGFIDSMKSICGTDAVLACSLMNVRIRIPWRGSFPVSPPLPSFTYAMAKEAWAGTCQERSVVGLSIMRAIGIPVTEDFTPQWANRQKGHDWNTVADTTGRHIIFMSTDSHPGAPHMANPDRDKMAKAFRRTYEIQKESLAMLADDITGIPPFFRDPCFTDVTAENFDCGEIRLTLDDVPGMEQGYAYLYIFNNKNWIPIHWGKTEGREVAFTDMGKGITYLPACYHKKKMYPAGYPVIFTKEGTLQHLVPDTARTQKMALLRKHPIYMGHTDRMKGGRFEGANDPDFRDARLLYTIDFHPDMYFHTVSLKESYFRYYRYLSPDGGACNIAELEFCDREGNKLKGNIIGTPGSYANDPMRSLDKAFDGNTLTFYDAAEKDGAWVGMDFGKRTGVDHIRYLPRNDDNMIRVGQAYELFFWTRNGWQSLGRQTAKEQVLHFDGPSGALFLLRNLSGGTEERIFTYENGKQVWW